CCGGTGCAGCGCGGCGGCGTCCCCCACGGGGGCCTGCGGCGCCCGGGCGGGCTGGGCCCCGCGCAGCCGGGCGACCTGGGCGGCGATGGTCTCGGCGGCCTCGTCGAGCCCGAGCTCGTCGGTGACGGCGAGCAGGGCCGCGAGGTGGCCGGCGAGCTGGATGTCCAGCGCTTCGCCGCGGCTGCTGTGGGGGTAGTCGACCGTGGTGCCGCCCATGCGGTGGACGACCGGCTTGGTGCGGATCGGCTCGTACATGAGGAGGCCTCCTGCGTGGTCAGGAGACCATCCTACATTGGATTGGTTCTAAAGTTGAGCTGGATCCTGATGTTGGCCGGTACGGGCGCTCCTGGCCGGTATCGGTCAGGCCTGGCTGTAGCCGTCCAGGAAGTTCCCGATCCGGGTCACCGCGTCCGCGAGGTCCTTGGCGTTGGGCAGGGTCACGATCCGGAAGTGGTCGGGCTCGGGCCAGTTGAAGCCCGTACCGTGCACGACCATGATCTTCTCGGCCCGCAGCAGGTCCAGGACCATCTGCCGGTCGTCCTTGATCTTGTAGACCGCAGGGTCCAGCTTCGGGAAGGCGTACAGCGCGCCCTTCGGCTTCACACACGTCACGCCCGGGATCTGGGTGAGCAGGTCGTGGGCGACGTTGCGCTGCTCCAGGATCCGCCCGCCGGGCAGGACCAGGTCCTCGATGGACTGCCGGCCGCCGAGCGCGGTGGCCACGGCGTGCTGCGAGGGCATGTTCGCGCACAGGCGCATGTTCGCGAGGATCGTGAGGCCCTCGATGTAGTCGGCGGCGTGCCCCTTCGGGCCGCACACGGCCATCCAGCCGGCCCGGTAGCCCGCGACGCGGTAGTTCTTGGACAGGCCGTTGAAGGTCAGCGTGAGGACGTCGGGGGCGATCGCGGCGGTGTTGAAGTGCTTGGCGCCGTCGTAGAGGATCCGGTCGTAGATCTCGTCCGAGCAGACGACCAGGTTGTGGCGGCGCGCGATGTCCGTCAGGCCGCGCAGCATCTCCTCGTCGTAGACGGCGCCGGTCGGGTTGTTCGGGTTGATGATCACGAGCGCCTTGGTGCGGTCGGTCACCTTGCGCTCGATGTCGGCGAGGTCCGGCATCCAGTCGGACTGCTCGTCGCAGCGGTAGTGCACGGCCGTGCCCCCGGCGAGGGAGACGGACGCCGTCCACAGCGGGTAGTCCG
This DNA window, taken from Streptomyces sp. TN58, encodes the following:
- a CDS encoding pyridoxal phosphate-dependent aminotransferase, with the translated sequence MQVIQSTKLANVCYEIRGPVLEEAMRLEAAGHRILKLNTGNPAAFGFECPPEILEDMLRNLGSAHGYGDAKGLLSARRAVMQHYQTKGIDLDVEDIYLGNGVSELIQMSMQALLDDGDEVLVPAPDYPLWTASVSLAGGTAVHYRCDEQSDWMPDLADIERKVTDRTKALVIINPNNPTGAVYDEEMLRGLTDIARRHNLVVCSDEIYDRILYDGAKHFNTAAIAPDVLTLTFNGLSKNYRVAGYRAGWMAVCGPKGHAADYIEGLTILANMRLCANMPSQHAVATALGGRQSIEDLVLPGGRILEQRNVAHDLLTQIPGVTCVKPKGALYAFPKLDPAVYKIKDDRQMVLDLLRAEKIMVVHGTGFNWPEPDHFRIVTLPNAKDLADAVTRIGNFLDGYSQA